A region of the Hylaeus volcanicus isolate JK05 chromosome 5, UHH_iyHylVolc1.0_haploid, whole genome shotgun sequence genome:
TGCATTGATAGCCGGAGCACCACCACCGGTGGTACAACCTTATTATGGAGTCGCCCCGTGGGTCTATCCAGCGGGACTGCTGCCCCAAGCACCTCCCCAAGCAGCGGCGCCACCGCCACCCAGGCGACCGCTGACACCATCTTCGGCGGCGGCCGCGGCAGCTGCCGCCCAAGACACTGCAAATAATTTGGCGCAGACTGTAAGCGGACAATTAGCCTGTTTCTCGATCGTAGACGCACGCACGTGTTTAGAAATAAATCCTAATGTCACCGGTACCCGAGCGCGATACGCCTTCAGCTGAACCGACGCGTCTCTTTTGCTCCCTTCTGAACCCGCGAGAGGCTTACTCGGCCGACGATCTTCGGGagagattaaatataaacttcGAGCGATTTACAGGTCCATTAACGTCTCTGTCTCTATTCTGTCTCTAGAGTATGATTTTGGCGACATTCGAGGCCGAATGTCAAATAAGGATGGTCCGGTGTAGAGTGTGAGAATGAGTTCAACGAATGCACGAATTACATCAACCTGAGGTGTGAAAGAAGAGTGTTTTGACACAGTACATAGCCAATCTTTATTTCAATTCCCTCTgaattctgtatatttttacaattattttcctaCAAGGAAAGAATGAGTGTTGTCCAACTTTCACGTCTCGAAGAAAGAGTCTGCTCAGAAATGGCAGCCCACTTACAATATCGACACGGACCATGCGGAGCAGTTTGGTGAACAGTTGAACGGTTGACTGCGCGTCAGTTTGAACTGTGGCCGGAAGATAAACGCATGGAATCGAACGAATGTTTAGACTAACCCTATGAGCCGTGGCAAGAGTGGGAGCAAGGTGTAGGTTCTAGTCGCATTATGCTGTCCTTTTAATCGATCGAACAAGGATAGAAGAAGGAgagaaggaaaacaaagatgCTTTATCCTTGTTCGACCGATTGACTCGACAAAAGCATCTTGAGAAGTTAGCACGTGTAGAATCTACACCATAACAACACTTTTTGCCACGGCTCAGCTACGCTCGACTTTGTCGACAGGCAATTAGGAAGACCCTAAGGGAGGGAGGAATAACTGATAACAGCATGCGTTGTGTATATGGAAGGTTAAAAGGATGCCTGGACGAATGCTAGAGTTTAGTTTCAAATGAGAGAGCTAAACGTTAATATCACCGATAGTCAAACTGCGTGTGCGACAAACAGCGAAGGCGTTACTTTATTTCAAGTACCAGAGAATCGCTCGTAGTACTCGTGCAAAGTGATCAGCGGTTGTTAGGCTTTTCGAGCTCGTGTCGCATAGCTGCgtaaagtttcatcaaaatagCCGTGTTACGATTGTTCAGCTATCGATATAAACAGGATAAACAGGTTATTATCAGTAATAGCGAAATGCTTCGTGTCTCTCCAGGTTCAGGGTCAGTACCAGGTGATACCAGCGTATTACGATCAAAACGGATCCATAGTGATGGGCGGTGTGCGCGGGTTGAGCTCCGCGGCAACCCCCATGAGACTCGTCAGTCCTGCACCAGTTTTGGTGAACAGAGCTCCCTCCCAACCACCGCCGGGACCACCAGCTCCACCGCCACCGAGTCTATACTCCCAACCGACTCCTACGTCCCACAGTAATGCAACAGCTGGCGAATGTTTGGGTAAGATACTCTACGCCGatggaaattgtaattaaataccCGGATCCGCTCGTCGTCGTTGTAGATATGTGTTACTGTTTTCGGTATTCCTTTCCGAGAAGTGCATAAAAGAGAGCTGGCACGCGATGGTAGGCGTGGGTGTTTCGATTAATAGCAAAATCTACGATCAGCaattttagaagaattaaGTTGTTATAAAACTACTAAAAACCTACAATTTTGGAAACACCCAGCCGACCAGTATCGCGTGCGCCTTTCGTATACAtaacgtgtatatatatatatgtacatagccaaaatatatatatatatatatgcatggCATTCAGTGAAAAATCGACGGATTACTCCACGAGATATACATTGTATTCAACACTCTACCTATCGGCCTATTTAACTATACAAGACGCTGTGAAATTAATCTTACCGAGTATTAAAAGCCTTGGCTATTTTCTCAAATTGACTATCGTAAGCTGATATCTGGAAACATGGTTAATAGGCTCCCCAGAATTAAAAAGCCCACGAATAGGCTATCGGTGGGTAAAGTGTTTGCGTTGGagtaacgggtccctgatgtCTGTACATACGTGTATCCACGCCACGTATTAACCTCGtgactaaaaagaaaaaaaaaaagaccgtTAATACGAACTATCGATGTCAATAGCGGTAGCGTGGTGTGTGTATGTGTTGGAACGGTGTACCGCTAGGCTTAATAGACGGTGTGAGGTTGGTAACGTACGGGCAGATTAATTGATAACTAAGAGCGTGTGTGGGTTGCGGGCTTTCGGTGCAGGTCTGGCGGCGTGCAGTGCTGCAGCGGTGGTTGCACAAGCCCAAGCGGTCGCTGTACAACAGGCGCAGCAGCAAGGATCAGGACTAGCCGCGGGTTTAGCCGCTCTAGGATACGGTGGCTCCCCACTGGGTGCACTGGGCTCGCCTGCTCAGCTCCAGAGCACAGGTACAACATTCTCTAGCCAACGACGAATCGTTGAAAGAGCCCACTTTCGGTGTCAGGCGTCGTCGACATCCTCGATATAGCAACTTTGTAAAATACGTAACGACTCGCGATGAACGATGACGTACAGGGTGAACCACCTTACTCTACCGCCTCGAATATTTGTCCCATATTTCGTAAATATACGTCTATATAGGAAATGTATCTGTAAAAAAGCTAGATAGCGTAAAAGCTATATTCATACAtcacatgtatatacacattttatgtacaataCCTGACCCAAAAGCTATTTAAGGTGACGATAACAGGTAATTCACCCTgtgtaatatatttgattAAGTCACGATGATCCTTTGTTATCATCGCTTCGAGTACATCGTTCAGTGCTCTCCAAAGATAAGTCTTATGTTTGTCTATCGGagaatgtaattgaaataaacatgaGCTTCAAGAGAGAGCTTAGCAATGTAGCCGAAACGTTGATAACAAACGATCGTCGCGATTTAAACAGACGATCCCCTTACATCACCGTTCACCGCGAGCAGTTACTTATTCTACAAAGCTGCGATATCAATGGTGACTCATCAACAAACAGCGATGGATcctcgatatacatatatgccaTTTTGTACATAACCAAGATAGAAAATGTTTGCATGCTTTTGCGAGAGCGTATCGTTTTGTCTTTATTGTCATGTTGAACACGTATTCTCCTGCCAGTGCTGTCCTTTGTTTTAGAATCAAACCGATGGCCGCGCGCATCCGTTGTCCATCGATTCCGCTTAAAAACCGCGTGTCCTTTTTGTTCACAGGTCTGGGTCTCGGCGCTTCGTCAACCGCGCGAAGAGATTCCTTCGATAGAAACACGTCAGCGTTTAGCCCTAGTTTGGAGTACAGCCGCGCCAAGTGGCCTCAAAGTTACGGAGCCCTTGGTAAGATAACTTTGTCTTTGTTTTTGTCAGATAATTGTTGAACATATCTATCTCAAAGATTATATGTAGATAGATTCATGCTAAATTTGCCCTGTTTTAACAATTCTTcttccaaacaaaaatttaaacacCGTTTATATTTGTCACCCGAGTCACGCGGAAACCCTTTTAATGGGTTTTCGCGTCGTTCATTACGCCGCGAGGCGGCACCTTAATTAGCCTTGCGTTCCCTTGTTTGTCTACATTCGCACGATCCTGTTTACAGGTACCGTGACGGCGTCGCCAAGCCCATTAGGATTATCCTTGACACCACCGCCAACTTTGGGAGGATCTTTAAGCGGACTGGTCGGTGGAGCCAGTCGGGTATCCGCTGCTCCTGGAGCCGAGGCCAAATTTCGCGCTAGCGCGGTTCCAGCTTTAACGGCAAACGGAGTCTTCGGTTCCAGTAGCTCCCTTTTCCCTAACCTGGTGGGCAAACCTGGCCGCGGCGGTACTACCTGCATCGGAGACAAAAATGCTGGAGGACGATCACGTTTACTGGAAGACTTCAGGAATAACCGGTACGTCCTCTTCGAATCATCGTCAATGTCGCGCGAAGTGTAgttcgattacgattgtaaagTAATTACACggtaattgtaaaataattgcgCAATAATCACCGTTTAATTGCTACGTAATCATAATCGTGAATGATTAAACTGTGTAATTACGGAGCAAttacgttatatttttaaccgtgGCGAATGTaatcaaattacattttgctCAACACTGGCTATCATTCGACGACGAGTATTATTTTACGTTGTATCATTACATTACCGGTACAGCTTACGTTACGAGGCGTTTTTTCCTGCTGCAGATTCCCGAGTCTTCAACTGCGCGACCTGGCCAATCATATAGTCGAATTCAGTCAAGATCAGCATGGATCCCGTTTCATTCAGCAGAAATTGGAACGCGCCTCGGCTAGCGAAAAGCAGCTCGTATTCCAAGAAATCCTCACTTCTGCTTACTCATTGATGACGGACGTTTTTGGAAATTATGTTATTCAGAAGTTCTTCGAGTTTGGCACGCCGGAACAAAAGTCCACCCTCGCTCAAAAGGTAGTTATTCACAGCTCATGTATGCGTTTCTCTATCGTAGCGGTGCTTCCTAACTTTCCTTATATCGTGACATATATAAGGGAGACTGACGACTACATAAGTTAGATATTATGTTGATACATAGAGATTTCatagtaatttatattaagattattacAACGAGTCAGGCTTGTTGCGAAGCACCGCGTTCTACGCTATCTAAAATGATGATTACCTTTGCGTGTCAACTGATTTTATCCTGTGATCGAGTATATTCCAAACTGAACAAGTTGGCCGCAAGATATTTCGAGAAGCTCTTTGAATGTTGCTACTTTAATATTCGCGTTACGTTTAGGTTCGAGGACACGTATTGCCCTTGGCACTGCAGATGTACGGCTGTAGAGTGATTCAGAAGGCTCTTGAATCGATCGGACCGGAACAACAGCAAGAAATCGTCCTGGAGCTGGACGGGCACGTGTTGAAGTGCGTTAAAGATCAAAATGGAAACCACGTCGTTCAAAAATGCATCGAGTGCGTCGAACCGCGAGCATTGCAGTTCGTCATCGGAGCATTTGCCGGTCAAGTTTATTCGCTAAGCACCCATCCGTACGGATGCAGAGTGATCCAACGCATTCTCGAGCATTGCACTCCCGAACAAACCCAAGGTATCCTTCAAGAGCTGCACGCTGCCACTGATCAGCTCATTCAAGATCAGTATGGTAATTACGTCATCCAGCATGTCCTCGGTGAGTAACGATTCGTTTATGTACGCGACACGTTCGTATCGCTGTTTTCCCAATGAACGATGCTTGACGTTTTCCTGTCTGTTTCGAAGAACATGGAAAGCCAGAAGACAAAGCACAATTGATCAGCAGTGTTAGGGGTAAAGTACTTACTCTTTCTCAACACAAGTTCGCGAGCAACGTTGTCGAAAAATGCGTAACTCATGCTACAAGACAAGAACGAGCTGTGCTAATCGAAGAAGTTTGCGGCTTTAACGACAAGTAAGTTTACCTCTGTATACCTTTATATCGCTCTGTTACGTAACATCTGCGAGTTCTCGGTGTCGCTAATTCTTGCACGTGTTTCAAAACAGCGCATTGAACGTCATGATGAAGGATCAGTATGCCAACTACGTGGTACAGAAGATGATAGACGTAGCAGAACCAGCGCAACGCAAAGTATTGATGCACAAGATTCGCCCACACCTAGGCAGCTTACGCAAGTACACCTATGGCAAGCACATCATTGTCAAGCTAGAGAAATTCTTCATGAAAACGGCATCCGCGATGGGGGTGGCGACGCCTGCCGGTGCTTCAACAGGTGGAGGTGATCTCGGTCCCATCGGGCCACCTGCTTCTGCTGCTGGTACAGTTTCCACGCCAGCTCAGCAGCCAACGCAGGTTCTATAAGCGTACGGTTTCAGAAAGTAACAACCATTCGAGATCTTCTATACGTTCAAGAAACACGTATCCAAGACctacgtaaatatttattgcaacgTATCTAATCGTCATTGATTTATAATGGACGAGTAAAACGAGGATTCGTTTCCGCGCCGTCGTGTTCGTCTCGTTGTCCCTTCTTTCCGGAGCTTATAAAACCTATAACGGGAAAAAAGACGCGCGTATCCActtgaaacgaacgaaaagaagaaagaaaaactacCGAgacgatttttcttatttttacaaaaccGTATAAACCCGACAGAATTTGTACAGAACACCCGAGAATGGACAACGCGAGATCGCGGCGCGAGGAAACAATAACCATCaacaacaaaaagaaaacttcaagGTCGAATGtgtgtcagaaaaaaatcaatttgtaGAATAACGTTAGAGGTGCAGTGCATTTTTCTATTAGCAATCTAACGTGCTGCCGAGTAATATATTCGTAGCGATTACGCATTGAAATGTCCCGAAAGTTGCACCGATAACGTTTTGAGAACCGAGTTTCTTCGAAACGACTGGACAAGCTTTGAAGCTTGatcgtaaaaaagaaactgcaGTGCTAGGATGGCTGATTGTCTTAACACCGCTCGTTTAATCGATCAGTTGACGCAATTTCAAAACACGGCACGAACACGTTCCGACAATTTGTAAGAAACTACTTTTCTCCCCCTCGGTTTGGGtaaaatcgttatttaaaCGAACACACACACATGTTATTATCCTTTTTAAACTCAGCACTCTTTCGAAAGAGCGTAGAGCTCTGTCCTCTGGCAAACACTTAAGCGAaaataataggaaaaaaaCGCAAAAAAGAGGTGTAAACAGTATGAGAAGTCGCGCCCGCGCGCCGTTCAACGGTTGCGCCCGCGAACGACAAAACTCGGTAAACAACAGCAACAGGTTCGATGAAGAGACAAAAATTGTGTTTAGACAGCTAGGATAGATCGTAGAGCTGCATGCATTTATATCGAGTTGTAACGAGATTGCGATGTCCGTAATATACGATGCGCGAGACGTCTTGGTCGCGAGTGTACCGTACAGCCTTTGCACGCTAAACGTAGTATTATCCTTGTGTGCGGTACACGTCCGATCAACGAATCGGTATCGGTTCAGATTTGATAGATGGTTAGGAGCTACAGATACGTCGATTAAAATCTAGCATAGCGTTTGACATGGGAATGAAGCTGAGTATCCCTGACCGGACCGCTGATCTGCCCCCTTGATTGCTTCAGATTGTtcgtgaataataataataatcattaataaagaaaaaaaaaaaagtaacgatgAACGATACcaggaaaaaaggaaaggaaaccAAGTTCGTTATTCTCGTTTCAcgtttagaaagaaattttcgaaaacggATCAGTATATGATATATATGTGTATTCCTTctcgagagagaaaaaaagaaaaagaacctAACAGAATTTAGCAGAAGTAACGGAAgataagaaacaaaagatgGTAAAAGacagagataaaaataatgaggAGAGACATCAAGTCGTCAGCACGGTTCtcttttgttcgttttacGTTTGTCGCCTTCGAGCGCGGAGCATTTTTTTCTACTCTCTTAAACGTCCTTTTTACATCCCCCCATCTCCTCAACCCCTCTTCCAAACGCCCTTTCCCTTGCAACCCCCCAATGCCCACTCCCTCGTCCCAAAGATCCtcgaattttgtaaattgtgatataaataaataacaaatgtgTATAGGAAACGACGTGACAAACCCTACATGAGGAACCGtaaattcaatgaataattttatttttcacgggAATTCTCTCCTTTTTAACGGACTTTGTGAATATcgtgtattataataattactaattatattaaatttaaatatgatttaCGTTCTAATGCTGCTGACCCTCGATCAACATACGTTACACCACCCATTCTCCTGCCGTGTTAAAGATGGCCGTGTTACGGCCACCTCCTAACCCCCCATCTCCTGCTCCCTTCGCATACACGCACTCTCATGCATTATCCAGTTGTAAGATATAGACATTTTTGACAAAGGAGACGCTCTATAGGAAAGAAATCGTTTATATTCGGATTCATTCGATTCCCAAACGCCCCACGTCCATACCCGCAGTCCTTTTAAAACTAATCGCAGCAATCGCGTGATCGCGGTGATCTTTGAACGTAACCGAGACCCATTGTACATTGTATAAATGATAACGCGTTCtataacaaacaaacaaaaaaaaaaaatagaagaaaaatcgtcaGGAAATttaacccccccccccccccacccctccCGCCATTGCATGTGTATCTATATCTCTTTTCGCGTCAAATTTCGCCTTCCGACCCTCCTCACTCCCCTCTCATAACACGTTCACACGTTAggaatataatattgtacacGCCGAGCATTTCGATTTGTATATTGTTACCGATCACACAAGACGGTTGGAAAGAGCGCCT
Encoded here:
- the LOC128876170 gene encoding pumilio homolog 2-like isoform X2, whose protein sequence is MAGGDSMRIQPGQTHQIGVSRTQDDAMVGYVFQRPTEPEFNAQSSSFQTKQAPRAWALADDAIIDNNPEKWKYPITKLSVPQQNQPQQLGLQTMNNVHLPYEIHPMQLKSGGPGAEHLVYLNNQMTAQQQVALFHHQQQQQQQQQFRNGQIAPSAKKLWGVDEGGSKDEGGVKGGGILHLGDHQMWRDSTWSTSDHAVSQPISMGTGRRVGVGTGYHHQTSEVGTVLSPRSSETGGLGVKMVEYVLGSSPTTPKDLEPRMVSLRLNTDADKKEKEKGSASPFDSSKDDTGPQNNGLASQNGLDDDKGFNRTPGSRQPSPGEEEFQKNAAATLAVSAGGGGVVLLKPGVDVVGSEEHFMAAFAPAPPHHLQHHQAPPTHHLQHPHSHAAQLFGAQAPPPPQGPPPSQQQQQQQGPPQPQDTTTHFDVQQLFRSQPQGATPQQLQLLQQQQQQQQQQYLAASQAQQQQQQQQQQQQQNFPTAPYTVISGQEPYVGALIAGAPPPVVQPYYGVAPWVYPAGLLPQAPPQAAAPPPPRRPLTPSSAAAAAAAAQDTANNLAQTVQGQYQVIPAYYDQNGSIVMGGVRGLSSAATPMRLVSPAPVLVNRAPSQPPPGPPAPPPPSLYSQPTPTSHSNATAGECLGLAACSAAAVVAQAQAVAVQQAQQQGSGLAAGLAALGYGGSPLGALGSPAQLQSTGLGLGASSTARRDSFDRNTSAFSPSLEYSRAKWPQSYGALGTVTASPSPLGLSLTPPPTLGGSLSGLVGGASRVSAAPGAEAKFRASAVPALTANGVFGSSSSLFPNLVGKPGRGGTTCIGDKNAGGRSRLLEDFRNNRFPSLQLRDLANHIVEFSQDQHGSRFIQQKLERASASEKQLVFQEILTSAYSLMTDVFGNYVIQKFFEFGTPEQKSTLAQKVRGHVLPLALQMYGCRVIQKALESIGPEQQQEIVLELDGHVLKCVKDQNGNHVVQKCIECVEPRALQFVIGAFAGQVYSLSTHPYGCRVIQRILEHCTPEQTQGILQELHAATDQLIQDQYGNYVIQHVLEHGKPEDKAQLISSVRGKVLTLSQHKFASNVVEKCVTHATRQERAVLIEEVCGFNDNALNVMMKDQYANYVVQKMIDVAEPAQRKVLMHKIRPHLGSLRKYTYGKHIIVKLEKFFMKTASAMGVATPAGASTGGGDLGPIGPPASAAGTVSTPAQQPTQVL
- the LOC128876170 gene encoding maternal protein pumilio-like isoform X3; amino-acid sequence: MKWLGASSAGAAGEPAPSVQLHHPSANGHIPADGEQCGQVMAGGDSMRIQPGQTHQIGVSRTQDDAMVGYVFQRPTEPEFNAQSSSFQTKQAPRAWALADDAIIDNNPEKWKYPITKLSVPQQNQPQQLGLQTMNNVHLPYEIHPMQLKSGGPGAEHLVYLNNQMTAQQQVALFHHQQQQQQQQQFRNGQIAPSAKKLWGVDEGGSKDEGGVKGGGILHLGDHQMWRDSTWSTSDHAVSQPISMGTGRRVGVGTGYHHQTSEVGTVLSPRSSETGGLGVKMVEYVLGSSPTTPKDLEPRMVSLRLNTDADKKEKEKGSASPFDSSKDDTGPQNNGLASQNGLDDDKGFNRTPGSRQPSPGEEEFQKNAAATLAVSAGGGGVVLLKPGVDVVGSEEHFMAAFAPAPPHHLQHHQAPPTHHLQHPHSHAAQLFGAQAPPPPQGPPPSQQQQQQQGPPQPQDTTTHFDVQQLFRSQPQGATPQQLQLLQQQQQQQQQQYLAASQAQQQQQQQQQQQQQNFPTAPYTVISGQEPYVGALIAGAPPPVVQPYYGVAPWVYPAGLLPQAPPQAAAPPPPRRPLTPSSAAAAAAAAQDTANNLAQTVQGQYQVIPAYYDQNGSIVMGGVRGLSSAATPMRLVSPAPVLVNRAPSQPPPGPPAPPPPSLYSQPTPTSHSNATAGECLGLGLGASSTARRDSFDRNTSAFSPSLEYSRAKWPQSYGALGTVTASPSPLGLSLTPPPTLGGSLSGLVGGASRVSAAPGAEAKFRASAVPALTANGVFGSSSSLFPNLVGKPGRGGTTCIGDKNAGGRSRLLEDFRNNRFPSLQLRDLANHIVEFSQDQHGSRFIQQKLERASASEKQLVFQEILTSAYSLMTDVFGNYVIQKFFEFGTPEQKSTLAQKVRGHVLPLALQMYGCRVIQKALESIGPEQQQEIVLELDGHVLKCVKDQNGNHVVQKCIECVEPRALQFVIGAFAGQVYSLSTHPYGCRVIQRILEHCTPEQTQGILQELHAATDQLIQDQYGNYVIQHVLEHGKPEDKAQLISSVRGKVLTLSQHKFASNVVEKCVTHATRQERAVLIEEVCGFNDNALNVMMKDQYANYVVQKMIDVAEPAQRKVLMHKIRPHLGSLRKYTYGKHIIVKLEKFFMKTASAMGVATPAGASTGGGDLGPIGPPASAAGTVSTPAQQPTQVL
- the LOC128876170 gene encoding pumilio homolog 2-like isoform X1, which encodes MKWLGASSAGAAGEPAPSVQLHHPSANGHIPADGEQCGQVMAGGDSMRIQPGQTHQIGVSRTQDDAMVGYVFQRPTEPEFNAQSSSFQTKQAPRAWALADDAIIDNNPEKWKYPITKLSVPQQNQPQQLGLQTMNNVHLPYEIHPMQLKSGGPGAEHLVYLNNQMTAQQQVALFHHQQQQQQQQQFRNGQIAPSAKKLWGVDEGGSKDEGGVKGGGILHLGDHQMWRDSTWSTSDHAVSQPISMGTGRRVGVGTGYHHQTSEVGTVLSPRSSETGGLGVKMVEYVLGSSPTTPKDLEPRMVSLRLNTDADKKEKEKGSASPFDSSKDDTGPQNNGLASQNGLDDDKGFNRTPGSRQPSPGEEEFQKNAAATLAVSAGGGGVVLLKPGVDVVGSEEHFMAAFAPAPPHHLQHHQAPPTHHLQHPHSHAAQLFGAQAPPPPQGPPPSQQQQQQQGPPQPQDTTTHFDVQQLFRSQPQGATPQQLQLLQQQQQQQQQQYLAASQAQQQQQQQQQQQQQNFPTAPYTVISGQEPYVGALIAGAPPPVVQPYYGVAPWVYPAGLLPQAPPQAAAPPPPRRPLTPSSAAAAAAAAQDTANNLAQTVQGQYQVIPAYYDQNGSIVMGGVRGLSSAATPMRLVSPAPVLVNRAPSQPPPGPPAPPPPSLYSQPTPTSHSNATAGECLGLAACSAAAVVAQAQAVAVQQAQQQGSGLAAGLAALGYGGSPLGALGSPAQLQSTGLGLGASSTARRDSFDRNTSAFSPSLEYSRAKWPQSYGALGTVTASPSPLGLSLTPPPTLGGSLSGLVGGASRVSAAPGAEAKFRASAVPALTANGVFGSSSSLFPNLVGKPGRGGTTCIGDKNAGGRSRLLEDFRNNRFPSLQLRDLANHIVEFSQDQHGSRFIQQKLERASASEKQLVFQEILTSAYSLMTDVFGNYVIQKFFEFGTPEQKSTLAQKVRGHVLPLALQMYGCRVIQKALESIGPEQQQEIVLELDGHVLKCVKDQNGNHVVQKCIECVEPRALQFVIGAFAGQVYSLSTHPYGCRVIQRILEHCTPEQTQGILQELHAATDQLIQDQYGNYVIQHVLEHGKPEDKAQLISSVRGKVLTLSQHKFASNVVEKCVTHATRQERAVLIEEVCGFNDNALNVMMKDQYANYVVQKMIDVAEPAQRKVLMHKIRPHLGSLRKYTYGKHIIVKLEKFFMKTASAMGVATPAGASTGGGDLGPIGPPASAAGTVSTPAQQPTQVL